The following are encoded together in the Streptomyces flavofungini genome:
- a CDS encoding TetR/AcrR family transcriptional regulator, translated as MRADARRNHHRLLSEARTAFAEHGTDTSLEDVARRAGVGIGTLYRHFPTRHALLSAVFEDAVSDLLTRSHALQDAPQPCTALVEWLRAIITHAGEYRGLAHALMSASRDDSSALARCSRPMREAGTRLLERAQSAGAVRQDVSIDDLLQLTNAIALAAEESPDDPQLADRLLTLTLRGLKAEPSGQAGQSP; from the coding sequence ATGCGCGCCGACGCCCGCCGCAACCACCACCGGCTCCTGAGCGAGGCCCGTACCGCGTTCGCGGAGCACGGCACGGACACCTCCCTGGAGGACGTGGCCCGCCGCGCGGGCGTGGGCATCGGCACCCTGTACCGCCACTTCCCCACCCGCCACGCCCTCCTGAGCGCCGTCTTCGAGGACGCGGTCAGCGACCTGCTGACCCGCTCCCACGCCCTCCAGGACGCCCCGCAGCCCTGCACGGCCCTGGTGGAGTGGCTACGGGCGATCATCACTCATGCGGGTGAGTACCGCGGCCTCGCTCATGCCCTCATGTCGGCCTCGCGGGACGACAGTTCGGCACTGGCGCGGTGCAGCCGCCCGATGCGGGAGGCGGGCACCCGCCTCCTGGAGCGCGCCCAGTCGGCGGGCGCGGTACGCCAGGACGTGTCGATCGACGACCTCCTCCAGCTGACGAACGCGATCGCGCTGGCAGCGGAGGAGTCCCCGGACGACCCGCAACTGGCGGACCGCCTCCTGACGCTGACGCTACGCGGCCTCAAGGCAGAACCCTCCGGACAAGCAGGGCAAAGCCCGTAG
- a CDS encoding Maf family protein, translating into MSDHPRRLVLASQSPARLGLLRQAGLAPEVIVSGVDEDAVTAPTPAELAKALAEAKASVVAARPDAKGALVVGCDSVLELDGRALGKPADVAEATARWQDMRGRAGVLQTGHCVYDTLSGEHVAATASTVVRFGKPSDAEIAAYVASGEPLHVAGAFTLDGRSAPFIDGIEGDHGNVIGLSLPMLRRLLGELGVEITELWAD; encoded by the coding sequence ATGAGCGATCACCCCCGCCGTCTCGTCCTCGCCTCCCAGTCCCCGGCCCGGCTCGGCCTGCTGCGCCAGGCGGGCCTCGCACCCGAGGTCATCGTCAGCGGCGTCGACGAGGACGCGGTCACCGCGCCGACCCCCGCCGAGCTGGCCAAGGCACTCGCCGAGGCGAAGGCGTCGGTGGTCGCGGCCCGCCCGGATGCCAAGGGCGCCCTGGTCGTCGGCTGCGACTCGGTCCTGGAGCTGGACGGCCGGGCCCTCGGCAAGCCCGCGGACGTCGCGGAGGCCACCGCGCGCTGGCAGGACATGCGGGGCCGCGCGGGCGTCCTGCAGACCGGACACTGCGTGTACGACACGCTCTCCGGCGAGCACGTGGCGGCGACCGCGTCGACGGTGGTCCGCTTCGGCAAGCCGTCCGACGCGGAGATCGCCGCGTACGTGGCCAGCGGCGAACCGCTGCACGTGGCGGGCGCGTTCACGCTCGACGGCCGCTCGGCGCCGTTCATCGACGGCATCGAGGGCGACCACGGCAACGTCATCGGCCTCTCGCTGCCGATGCTGCGGCGCCTGCTCGGGGAACTGGGCGTCGAGATCACGGAGTTGTGGGCGGACTAG
- a CDS encoding acetyl/propionyl/methylcrotonyl-CoA carboxylase subunit alpha, producing MRKVLIANRGEIAVRVARACRDAGIASVAVYADPDRDALHVRAADEAFALGGDTPATSYLDMAKVLAAAKDSGADAVHPGYGFLSENAEFAQAVLDAGLTWIGPPPQAIRDLGDKVAARHIAQRAGAPLVAGTPDPVSGSDEVVAFAEEHGLPIAIKAAFGGGGRGLKVARTLEEVPELYDSAVREAVAAFGRGECFVERYLDKPRHVETQCLADKHGNVVVVSTRDCSLQRRHQKLVEEAPAPFLSDAQLEELYSSSKAILKEAGYVGAGTVEFLVGADGTISFLEVNTRLQVEHPVTEEVAGIDLVREMFRIADGEELGYDDPELRGHSFEFRINGEDPGRGFLPAPGTVTKFEAPSGPGVRLDAGVESGSVIGPAWDSLLAKLIVTGRTRKEALERAARALAEFEVEGMATAIPFHRKVVADPAFAPELTGSDEPFTVFTRWIETEFVNDIAPFAPVGGDGDDEDGDRETIVVEVGGKRLEVSLPAGMGMSLARTGLSAGAKPKRRAAKKSGPAASGDTLASPMQGTIVKVAVEEGQEVKEGDLIVVLEAMKMEQPLNAHRSGTVKGLQAEVGASLTSGAAICEIKD from the coding sequence GTGCGCAAGGTGCTCATCGCCAACCGTGGCGAAATCGCTGTCCGGGTCGCCCGGGCGTGCCGGGATGCCGGGATCGCGAGCGTTGCCGTCTACGCGGACCCCGACCGGGACGCACTGCATGTGCGAGCCGCTGACGAGGCGTTCGCGCTTGGCGGTGACACTCCGGCCACCAGCTACCTGGACATGGCGAAGGTGCTCGCCGCGGCCAAGGACTCCGGGGCGGACGCGGTCCACCCGGGCTACGGCTTCCTCTCCGAGAACGCGGAGTTCGCCCAGGCGGTCCTGGATGCCGGTCTGACCTGGATCGGCCCGCCGCCGCAGGCCATCCGCGACCTGGGCGACAAGGTCGCCGCCCGGCACATCGCGCAGCGCGCGGGCGCCCCGCTGGTCGCGGGCACGCCGGACCCGGTCTCGGGCTCCGACGAGGTCGTCGCCTTCGCCGAGGAGCACGGCCTGCCGATCGCCATCAAGGCGGCGTTCGGCGGCGGCGGCCGCGGCCTGAAGGTCGCCCGCACCCTCGAAGAGGTGCCGGAGCTGTACGACTCCGCGGTGCGCGAGGCCGTCGCGGCCTTCGGCCGCGGCGAGTGCTTCGTGGAGCGCTACCTGGACAAGCCGCGGCACGTGGAGACCCAGTGCCTGGCCGACAAGCACGGCAACGTGGTCGTCGTCTCGACCCGTGACTGCTCCCTGCAGCGCCGCCACCAGAAGCTGGTGGAGGAGGCCCCGGCCCCGTTCCTGTCGGACGCCCAGCTGGAGGAGCTGTACAGCTCCTCGAAGGCGATCCTGAAGGAGGCCGGCTACGTCGGCGCGGGCACCGTGGAGTTCCTGGTCGGCGCCGACGGCACGATCTCCTTCCTTGAGGTCAACACGCGTCTGCAGGTGGAGCACCCGGTCACCGAAGAGGTCGCGGGCATCGACCTGGTCCGCGAGATGTTCCGCATCGCCGACGGCGAGGAGCTGGGCTACGACGACCCGGAGCTGCGCGGCCACTCCTTCGAGTTCCGCATCAACGGCGAGGACCCGGGGCGGGGCTTCCTGCCCGCGCCCGGCACGGTCACCAAGTTCGAGGCCCCGTCCGGTCCCGGTGTCCGCCTGGACGCGGGTGTCGAGTCCGGCTCGGTCATCGGCCCGGCCTGGGACTCCCTGCTCGCCAAGCTGATCGTCACCGGCCGCACCCGCAAGGAGGCCCTGGAGCGGGCCGCGCGCGCCCTCGCCGAGTTCGAGGTCGAGGGCATGGCCACCGCCATCCCGTTCCACCGCAAGGTGGTCGCCGACCCGGCGTTCGCGCCCGAACTGACCGGCTCCGACGAGCCGTTCACGGTCTTCACCCGGTGGATCGAGACCGAGTTCGTCAACGACATCGCACCGTTCGCCCCTGTGGGCGGCGACGGCGACGACGAGGACGGCGACCGCGAGACGATCGTCGTCGAGGTCGGCGGCAAGCGCCTGGAGGTCTCCCTGCCGGCCGGCATGGGCATGTCCCTCGCGCGTACGGGTCTCTCGGCGGGCGCCAAGCCGAAGCGCCGCGCGGCCAAGAAGTCCGGGCCCGCCGCGTCCGGCGACACCCTCGCCTCGCCCATGCAGGGCACGATCGTCAAGGTCGCCGTCGAGGAGGGCCAGGAGGTCAAGGAGGGCGACCTCATCGTGGTCCTCGAGGCCATGAAGATGGAACAGCCCCTCAACGCCCACCGCTCCGGTACGGTCAAGGGCCTGCAGGCGGAGGTCGGGGCGTCGCTGACGTCGGGCGCCGCGATCTGCGAGATCAAGGACTGA
- the mmpB gene encoding morphogenic membrane protein MmpB, translating to MLWSDPENDPPKDMRDMQAKMRRAGVLLALAMVVAMLVLGVI from the coding sequence ATGCTGTGGTCCGACCCGGAGAACGACCCGCCCAAGGACATGCGGGACATGCAGGCGAAGATGCGCCGTGCGGGTGTCCTGCTCGCCCTCGCGATGGTGGTGGCGATGCTCGTCCTGGGCGTGATCTGA
- a CDS encoding DeoR/GlpR family DNA-binding transcription regulator, whose amino-acid sequence MFAAERRQLILEMVRANGAVSLRELARVVQTSEVTVRRDVRALEAEGLLDRRHGGAVLPGGFTRESGFPQKSHLASAEKTAIADLAAGLVEEGEAIVVGAGTTTQELARRLARVPGLTVVTNSLLVAQALAHANRVEVVMTGGTLRGSNYALVGSGAEQSLQGLRVSRAFLSGSGLTAERGLSTSNMLSASVDRALVQAAAEVVVLADHTKLGTDTMFQTVPTDVITRLVTDEPPAHDDRAATELQALADQGVQIAVAGASAGPGQAPGVDSVPAGRQQRRDVPLPGQRRGHGGHGAGPGAGPQLRSASVLGEQPAGERGARVADLRRR is encoded by the coding sequence GTGTTCGCTGCAGAACGTCGCCAATTGATCCTCGAAATGGTGCGAGCCAACGGAGCAGTGTCGCTCCGTGAGCTCGCCCGCGTCGTCCAGACCTCCGAAGTGACCGTACGGCGGGACGTGCGCGCGCTGGAGGCAGAAGGACTCCTCGACCGCCGGCATGGCGGTGCGGTATTGCCGGGCGGATTCACGCGGGAGTCCGGCTTTCCGCAGAAATCACATCTCGCGTCCGCCGAGAAGACGGCCATCGCCGATCTCGCGGCGGGTCTCGTCGAAGAGGGCGAAGCCATCGTCGTCGGGGCGGGTACGACCACGCAGGAGCTGGCCCGACGGCTCGCGCGGGTGCCCGGCCTGACCGTCGTCACCAACTCCCTGCTGGTGGCACAGGCACTCGCCCACGCCAACCGGGTGGAAGTCGTCATGACCGGCGGCACCCTGCGCGGCTCGAACTACGCGCTGGTGGGCAGTGGCGCCGAGCAGTCCCTCCAGGGGCTCAGGGTGTCGCGGGCGTTCCTGTCGGGCAGCGGCCTGACCGCCGAACGCGGCCTGTCCACCTCCAACATGCTGTCGGCGAGCGTGGACCGCGCGCTCGTACAGGCGGCGGCGGAGGTGGTGGTCCTCGCCGACCACACCAAGCTCGGCACCGACACGATGTTCCAGACGGTGCCGACGGACGTCATCACGCGTCTGGTCACGGACGAGCCGCCCGCGCACGACGACCGCGCGGCGACCGAGTTGCAGGCACTTGCCGACCAGGGCGTGCAGATCGCGGTCGCCGGAGCCTCGGCGGGCCCCGGCCAGGCCCCCGGAGTTGACTCCGTCCCAGCGGGCCGGCAGCAGCGCAGGGACGTGCCGTTGCCGGGTCAGCGGCGGGGGCACGGGGGCCATGGCGCGGGGCCCGGCGCCGGGCCGCAGTTGCGCAGCGCGTCCGTGCTCGGGGAGCAGCCGGCCGGGGAGCGCGGGGCCAGGGTCGCCGACCTGCGGCGTCGTTAG